A segment of the Elaeis guineensis isolate ETL-2024a chromosome 6, EG11, whole genome shotgun sequence genome:
CCCTAGCTGCACAGAAGGAAAATCTGACGTTAATAAGGAAAATGCACATACAAATCATTGCTATTAGAAATAATTtgctaggaaaaaaaaaaaattggataaaacacATACCTTCAATCACTTCACCATAGCTCGTGAAGGCTTCTCGTAAGATCTGATCATTGGTGCCATATGAGAGCCATGGAAGATAGGTATTTTGGACACCAAAAGCTCTGAGATACACAGGaattaaagagagagagagagaataagatTGGAAATAATATGGCTAACCTCCAACGAATAGCTTCGAGGATAACATACATCATATTGCTTGGTATACAGACGGATTGGAAGTTATAGTTTGCTTAATCAGATTACGATTTTACTAGCAAAAGCCATTGTCAAGAATCTGAAACCAATGCCCAAAGAAACATGGAAACTATCAGAATTTGTTTCTGGAATAGAGTAGCATAGAAAACTAATCTGCTCTTTGTCAAACATGATTCACGATCCGAAACCATTGTCTACAGAAAGGTGGAAAACTATGAGTCTGTTGTTGGAatcaaatataatagttatacTACATAACATTGGTTTCATCTTATGCACCCATTTTGGAGCGAGAAAAGCAAGAGTTGGACATAGACAAGGTTCAAGCTTTAAGCCAAATTCTTAGCTCCAAGCAAATAAGCATTTAGGGCATTAATATTCCAACAACCTCATATTACTACGGTGAGTAACAATTTCGAAGTGTAACTATAGATGGAGGTTGCATTGATATCACTTGATTATGCATATTGATGCACAAAAAACTATTGTAAAGAAAATACATCAGTAAGTAGGCTCAGCATCATAATGGTTTTGGACAGGATAGCTTAAGCAATCAACAGGACGTCTCCTTAATTAGCACTATCCTAGTGTCTATCATGATCCAGCATTTTGGCATCAGTTATTAGGTGCCTTATAATGACCTAGTAGGTCCTTGATATTTAAAACATCAAAACAAGTTCACGCCATATGAAAATTAGCTACAACTACATGAAAGTTAGCTATATGAATTGCTAATGTCATGCTATCATGATGACCATTAGTTTACGTCGACCCACTAATAGGGAAAGATTCACGATAATCTATGAGAACAACCAAGGTTTAACCTCCTGCACCATGCCTCTGCCTCTGCTGCATCCATTGGTCAATATAAGACCACACACCTTTCATACTCTCCTGATTATTAAAAGCGTTGCTTCTCCAAAATAATCAAAGATTTTGCTACGTTGCTCCGAagaatatttcaatctttttattatttatatatttttaaatattaaattaaatataaattattcagATTCCAATCAAATATTTGATTGATGCAGTAAATATtttaaagattaaaaatattttaatattaaattggtggcagttttcataaattttttttcaaaatatatccgACCAGTGAAGGAGTGATTACGATTAGAGAACTCGCGAACATACGAGAGGATGGAATAGCCACAGGTGGTGGGGGTGGTGAGGATTGAGGGCATGGGGGTGACCGCAGGCTACCTCCGATGGAGGACCCGTGGGTATGCGAGAGGGCGGAAGAGCCTCGGGTGGCGACGAACAGTGTGGACCGAGGGCATGGAAGGTGACTGCAAGCGTGGGTGGGAGGGGTGTGGCGGACGACCTGCGGGTGGCCATAAAGGTTGTAGCAACGGGGGATGGTAGTGCGGACAAACCGCCGATGTCGGTGGGAAAATTGACTGCCGGCGAAGGACGTGCAGGCATGTGGGGGGGGCAGACAAGCAGCCACGATGGCATTGGGAAGTAGAGGCTGGGTGCGGAGAAGTAGAGGGAGGGAAACTGACGGAGAAGTGTGGAGAGagagtaagaaaaaaaataataaattattattttttaaaaaaataacatatataaaatcataatatattatatttatattattttgtataataaaatatcattaaaaaaaagtaCCGAAGCAAAATTCAATAACTAAATCATCTTTTTGTTTCGTGCCAGAATATAATTCAAACTACATAGCCAATAGTGTATTAAGGAGCATATCATTTTTGTCATGTTCAGCCTGATGTGATACTCCATTTCAGTAAATGTGAACTGAAACCATAATAAAAAAgcaagaataaaaattttgaaagcgAAAACGTCAACTACATCATTCCATCTACCACCATTCCATTTAGATATATTTGCGTGCGTGTTCGTATATAAAGATTAACAAactaaaaaggaaaaaagaaaacgaAACAAGACAGCAGTGaataaatcaaaatcaagatgGCTAAAATGCTTCAACTTCAGCATCATCCTGATTATATCACCCAAAAGAAATTGACCAGAATCACCGCAGAAATCATCTGGTACAATAAAATAAGCAGAACCAAGATTGTGATGGTGATGTCCGATATTATAGCTAGATattgaggggaaaaaaaaaaaataaaaggtacGTAGGCAAATGATATGATCTAaggaagaaatttttatttcttgacGGGCTACTACTGTACAAGTGTCAAATTTAATCCTTAACCGTTCAAATGGCATGACCACCACTATCATTCCACGGTactaaaagatataaaaacaaaTTTAAATTCCAAACTGAATGATGCAACGAGTAAATTaacaaaaagaaatagaaaaaaaatcttcgaACAATACCAACATTAGTCATCACCGTCCACATGCACATCAAAATCTTCGCTATCTCAATGCATGTGCAAATAAGGAATAATTGATTTCCAAACTAATAATATCTATACATGAACTcttagaagagagaagaaaagaataaagaaTGCCTTCGCCCAGAAGCATAGAGCACTAAAAATTAATGGATGGAAACGAGGGTTGGGGCTTTAGAGGTGCAGTACCTGAGGGAGGTTTCCCCGACGACACCCTTCGAGATTTTAGAAAAAGAGTGGGATTTTAGACGTCATCGTGCATCTGAGGTTTTAGAAGGCCGTCGGAATTCTGGGAGGAAAACTAACCGTTGGATTGGCCGATATCATTTGGAAGGGAAGGCGTCAATTGATAATTTTGGCGATCCAGTGGAAGGAAAGTCCTGTCTGTGACTTTTGTTTGATTCGCGGTGGAAACGAAATCAGAAGGAAAATTGGAATAAAATaaaatcgaaataaaaatttaaattttttaaaaaaatagagattgaattttagatagattagatcatttttatttaattatcgtAATAAAATTTATTCCAATCAAATTATTGTAATGAGATCATTCATTTCCATTTCGATTTCAAACTTCAATTCTCtctgatcaaatattttttaaaatttttttatttttttaataaaaaatatacacATATATGAAAATTCATATTACTTTGATGAAGAtagaattatataaaattattaatattcTCATGGTATACAATACACAACAATTGTAATCGTTTCTTTTCAAGAAACAACCAATCTTCTGTATAAATATGGTATGAatcaatatatttataatatattataatattaatataattaattttcacTATATTAATACAACTAATATAatattgataaatataaataagatattttaataaaaaaataatattttcaaccACTCGATAATGTGATGTGGATAAACAAATatcattattaaaataatatttatgttactttttttttcaaaaaaatagatatagaatccatcatttattttatcatctctatcatcttttttttttttttatcatatatggTAATCTAGCatgaaacttatttttttatactaaatTATTCTAGCCCAATGGGCCccaaggattaaaaaaataaaaataaaaagaaagctaGAGGCAAATCAGGTAGCAAAGTAAGTTATTTTTACAAAGAATTGAGTATTGTCCTTGAAAAGATCAACCAAGCATAAAATGAACACATGGCTTTCGTACCCATTTGGACCACTTGCAGATCATTAAGAACTCTCATAGTATACTCATTCCCTATTTAATATCAAACAAAGTTGTATAAATCTACTGTACCAATGCTAGGACAAATTCAGGACTTGGTTGATATAGCTTATGAACATTTTTCTTTTTGGCATTTCACTGCCTTGTAGATCCTCCTCTATTATACCAACCAAAAATATGATAACAGTAAACCAAAAATATGACAAATTCAGGACTTAGTCGATATagcttataaaaataatataatattgttatttttatacattttctttttgaaaaataataaaatattatttttaaaaaaataaaaatatataaaaataataatatataatattttaaatatttttaaataaaaaattattaatataaaaaaaagcaCCGTTGCAAAATTTGCTAAACTAATATTGGTGGGTGAAACAGCTGCCAGTCCAACGGTCAATATATTGATTTCTCGAGTTGTAAGGAAAAaggtgaaaaagaaaaaagaaggggaaaaaaCAAACGGGAAGACCCTTCGGATCCCTTGCAGGAGAAGAACCCCCAATCGAGCAGCTCCCGCATCCGCCGATGGCGCAGGACCCCGACTCCACCCCGAGCCTCCTCGACTCCCTGGGCGAGGAGATCATCCGCATCGTCGCCCCCGTCTCCGCCTGCATGCTCCTTGTCGTCCTCCTCGTCTCcaccctctcctcctcctcctcctccccctctcccctctcctccctCATCGCCACCGCCTACTCCGAcccctcatcctcctcctccatcTGGGACAAGCTCTCCGGCGCGCTCCTCAGCTCCCTCGTCTTCGTCGCCTCCGTCACCCTCATCACCTTCCTCCTCGTCCTCCTCTTCTACTTCCGCTGCACCCGATTCCTCAAATCATACATGGCCTTCTCCTCCTTCGTCGTCCTCGCCTTCCTCGGTGGGGAAGTCATCCTCCTCCTCGTCACCCACTTCGATTTCCCCATCGATGCTAtcaccttctcccttctcctactCAACTTCTCCGTCGTCGGGGTCATGTCGGTCTTCATGGCCAAGATGCCGATTTCCATCAACCAGGGGTATTTGGTCATCATCGGCGTGCTCGTCGCCTACTGGTTCACTCTCCTTCCGGAGTGGACCACCTGGGCTCTCTTGGTCACCATGGCACTCTATGATCTTGCCGCCGTCTTGTTGCCCGGTGGACCGCTGAGGCTTCTTGTGGAGCTTGCAATCTCTCGGGATGAGGAGATACCAGCATTGGTGTATGAGGCGAGGCCCGTGGAGCCTCTCCCGGGTGCGAGGAGGAGATTGTGGAGGGAAAGAAGAGATTTTGGTACGAATTCCGGTTCTAATTCCAACCCTTCATCGCTTGGATACATGTTTCGGCAGACAGATGAAAGGAGAGATTTTGGTACCAATTCGAGTTTAAATTCCAACAATTCGATGACTGGAGAGGTGTTGCCGGAGACGAGGTTGGTTATCAGTGAACAGGAGTCTGCTGGGGACTCTTCGGTATCAGAGTTAAGAGCACCCTTGTTGCAGACCCAATTAGATAGTCATGGAGAACAGGAGATTGAAGGAATTGGATTGGGTTCGTCGGGGGCGATCAAGTTAGGGTTGGGGGATTTTATCTTTTACAGCGTCTTGGTTGGGAGGGCAGCGCTGTATGATTTCATGACAGTGTATGCTTGTTATCTTGCTATTATAGCTGGACTGGGTATCACTCTGTTACTTTTAGCATTTTATCGGAAGGCATTGCCTGCTCTTCCGGTGTCTATAATGCTTGGTGTGTTGTTTTATTTATTGACTAGGGTCTTGCTAGAGGTGTTTGTGGTCCAGTGTTCAACAAATCTATTGATGTTTTAGAATGAAATTACTGTTTAATAGGAGGAAATTTAGCCTATTCCTGTATGATGCTTTCTGTAATTTCCACTTCAAATGCAAATGCATAGAAAAACTCAATGGGATTTTCCATGGGTTGATAAATTTATGATAGCATGAAAGTTTTTCATGTAGTACCTTTCGTTTCAACTTTTTTCCTGTCGACTTAATTATGTTTGTAGATATTGTACATTGTTCATGTTCAGGACATTGTGAAGGGAAGCAGGTTAAAGAGCAGCCTGTGTTTTTATAGGCCAACATTCATACTTGTTGTTTTCTTAATGAAAAAAGGAACTGTTTTCCATGCTTTAGTCTTGAGGATAATACTTTTCCTGAAATAATTTCTTTTTAGTTAGTTCATGTGGAACTTCTGAAGTTAATTCCCAAATGCATGAAGATTAAAACTTCAGACCTATTGCTAATGACGAGAAGAATGCCTGACACCACAAAATCATTGGACAGGTTCTGCTTTGGAATTTCTTTACTAATTCAGATGCTCGTCACATCATTTGTTCATTTAGTAATAACTTAATATCATGTAGcctatttatttgtatttttggcAGCCTAGCTCAGTTGAAGGTTTCTTCAGTATTTGCTGATTGAGTGAATCAACCACAACATGTTGTGGTCAACTAAACCAGATCTGGTGCTTTgcaaagagaaaaagaatgaGGATACACCTTATATCTTTAATAACTGCTAAATGGGCAAGTCAGGGTGGaaaattatccaaattttttaatatttgcaaCTACATTATCAATGTTCATGGCTTTCTGCAGAAAAACATATATAAAAGTGTTgcactagaaaaaaaaaatctgaaaaaaggtatgtggaacttgttcttgaatgcaaATACACACCATGGCTGCAGTTCATGTTATGCTATAAATAAAAATACACCCGTACATGTAACTGTGCAACTATCATCTTTATTTGTTTTGAATAGCAATTTTTTCTGGTTTCCATTCTCTAAGGTTCACATTAAGCTTCCCATGTTTCAATGTTGGCCCCTGATCTCTTTATGTTTTAATCATCTGTTTACTTACTGTAACTTGTTTCATTTGTAGATATTTTGTTTTCCAATGAGGTTCAGGTTTAGAAATCTCCAAGTAAGCAGTAGCTGGAATCAATATAGCATGGAAAGAGAAGTCATTTTGTTTAATTCTATGTAATTTtggtagatcatatttgcaaCTGTTTGCATGTGTAAATGATTTTATGCCTTATTCCAATAGTGTGCTCCATCATTTCAGTTCTCTTGTGCACCCTAGATTCTATTAGCTCTTTCTCAATACCAGTTGGTTTACTCAATTCCCTTATGCTGAATCAAGACCTGTTTTCAGAAGAAAAAGTCCTAAATGAAACAAATGTTTTGACACATAAACATTACTCATGTATGAAGCATGTTCTTGGATGATATGTAAACTTATCATTATATGAGGCCAACGAGGACTAACTTTAAAAGAACAATGATTTTAAGTCTCTCATTCATGAACTTTTCTATAAAAAGGGGCGCCTAGAAGCTAGAAGTAGATCTTTCTAGCTCTGCTCAAATAATAAATGAAGTATTTCTGATTGACTGGAAGAAGTTAATTCCATGCCATTCAATTGtcttagttaatttttaaatcttgTTAGTAACCAAAttgttaaattttattactaacaACACATTTTTGTGTTCTTGCATAAACTTTTTAACCCAACACCTAATTAACCTCTGCAATGATTTGATGGAGATCTTTTTGGAAGAGAAGGTAATGATCTATTGTCCTATGAATAGAGAAGAAGTAACTATTTGATGATCCAAGGACTCTTGTGAATCAAGAAGATTCACAAACTCTACTGAGGATCATTGCTGAACTGATCCTTCAATTATGGATTCTCTCCTTGGGTTGTGCATGATGTCTTGCTTCATTCATGCCTTTGAAATATAATTCTTTGGTTCGAATATTGACATCTTGAAAACatattcttttcttcctctcacTCAATCAGACATTTTGGCCAATTTATTCTCTAGCAATTACAAGGAGACTAAGATCTTCTCATGGAAGTCATCAAGAGTTTTCCAAATATTGCAAGATAATTTGTGACTTATAATATGCTCAAAGATATTACAAGTAGATCTCTTGTGTGTGGGTTTACATTTGTTATCCTTCATTTCTTCAAGACCTTAGCATTCTCTCTAGTGTTTGTTGGAGTGATTTTTTATATTGCACCAACAACCTTCCTTAAATCTTTACCAAAGAGATAAGGTTCCATAAGTGTCCTCCACATTGTGTCTGGTGTGGCTTAGTAACTCTGCTCCAAGCTTGCTATAACAATTATTTGGAATCCACAATTGGAGAATTGATGGCTCTCATATCAACAGGAGTCTTGAAATGCATGGATTACCATGTCCTAGCATTTATTACATGTGGAGAAAGGAGGATTTCCATTTTCACATGCCAGAAAGTCCCTTTCTCAAGTAGTTATTACATTAGGTTCAAACTAGCCCAAGATTGACAACCAAATGTAGAACAAAATAATGAAGTTCACCAACCTACAAGATTATGCAGATAGACTTTAACAACACGAGTTTCAGATAACATAGAGCTTCAAGCTCTTTAGGTTCAATAATCTTGCATCTGTAGCATCGTATGGAGATTCATGAAATTGTTGAGTTGTCATAAGAGATTGAACAAAGGTTGTTGTAAAGAAAGAACATGAAGTTttctcattaagaatgatgagagGCTTCAACAAAGAGGAGGCGTTAATGAGGTTGGTGGATGTTAGACAATAATGGTCTAAGGGTGATATGCTTGAGTGAGCTAGCAATAAACGAGGATATTCAAAGTTCGAATTTGGTAACAGTGCTGGATGGAAGTGGGAGGgataagtttataataaatatGTGTGCCTCACATATGTGCGAGCTACAAAAATGAGTCTTCATCAACCCATGCAAATATCACACCTAGGACTTGCTTTTCCTTAGTTGCAATGCGAATTATAAGTGATATATGATTGTTGCAAAAGGAAATCATGGAGATAGAACAAAATCTGTACATAGAAATTTTCTATTCATGTCTCCATGCTCAAGCTTTGATTTTGAAGCAGAAGGTAAAATTGGTGAAGGTGGGTGCAAGGCTTGTTGGCCAACAGGGGTATAGCAATATTTATTGCGTGCAAAACTTTCCAACCAAATGACACATATACTAAGGAAAATAAAATATACTAACTAATAAGATGACAACATGACCATAATTTCAAAAATTACTCTCTCGAATGGAGTCAAATGTTCCCTTAAAAAAGAGTGTTAAATTTGTGATCTAATTTCATGATGGTTTATGCCTTTTATCTTATGGTCATAGCTAAACTTGGTATCACTTATTTACTTCTAACATTCTATAAGAAGGCATTGCCATACCTTCTAGCATCCATAGCATTTAGTGTGTTCTTTTATTTATTGACTAGGGTATTGTTAGAAGCATTTGTGGTTTAGTATTCatcaaatttattgatattttagaaTGATGTTACTGTTTAATAGGAAATTTAAGCCTATTGTTGTATGATGCTTTCTGCATTAACTGTTTCAAAGACAAATGCTTAACAGATCTTGGACAAGATTCCTTGAATTGATAAATTATTTCATGCAAGACTTAGATATCACCAATTTATCTATCACATATTTCTTATTGCATTCTTAGAAATATCTTGCGTTTTCACAGTTTGGGTGATTGTTGAGAAAACTCATTACAGAGCTGCCTATGTTTCTGTAATCTAATATTGTGCCAGTCATTTCTTCCTTCATGGAAACGGAAAAATGTGCACCACACTTTACTCTGGAGGATAATGGAAATAATTCATCTTTAACTAAGTTTTGTTCACTATCTTGATTCAATTCTCAAATCCTTGAAGATGAAGGATTCTAGACCCGTTACCTATGATGAAAGAATGATTGACAGTTACAAAATCATGGAAAAGATTCTGATTTGGAATTTTTTGACTAATTCAGGTACTCATTAGACCATTTTTTCCATTTATTTTATTTCATGCATTCCCCTCTGCAAATTTGCTGGCATATAGATGGGTTAGAAAATAATATTATTGATGACTTCCTATTTGTATTTTGGCATATTAAGTTGCGATTTTCATCTGCATGTTTTTAATTGAGTGTATCAATCATGCCAAAGTCTTGCAAAGTAAACTAGATCTTCTGCTTCACAAAGCTTAAATAAAGTTGATACAGTTTGTGTCTTTGATTACTGCTTAATGGTCAAGCCAGGGAAAAAATGATGAGAATTTGTTACAATTTGCAATTAGATTATGCACACTCATGGCTTTCAAAATTATAAAGTgctacaataaaaaaaattctgaagAAAAAATGTTAGTGGAAATTGCTCTCGTTATGTGGAACTTGCCCTTGCTGTTCTTTTCTCATCTAAATGCAAACAAAAATCATCGTTGCAATTAATATCATGCCTTAAAACAAAAGTACACTTCTATTGACTTTCCACATGTATCCGTGCAGCTATCATCCTTGCATATCTTAAGTAGTGAAGTTGTTGCTTTGTAGATTTTCTGGTTCATAATGAACTTCAGGTTTAGGAATGGCCACTTGAGCAGTCGCATCAAGATAGTATGAAAGTAAAAGTTACTTTTCGGTACATTTCAAGTAATTTTTGCTTGATGGTATCTATAATCTTTTGTGTGATTGCAACTTGTTTTATGTGTTTTTGCGCTAGCGCACTCCATCAATCCTGTGCTTCCAAATTTCTATTTTTAAGCAACATTATTATCTCTAACAACATcagaaatgattttgatgattcagaaatttcattgcaaaaaaaaaatcatgctattGGAATTTAGGATATCAGTTTGTAGAGCCATCTAATTTCTGAAACTATTTTTTCAAGCAGAAATTAATTTCACAATGAAGATGGACGCATGCACAGCTCTTTCACTTTCTTAATCGTCAACGATAACTATCTCTGGTTTCTGAATGAATGAGAAACCAACTGTTATCCAAGTTCCTGGACAGGCATAGATTTTGCAGATCTTTTCAGTGTGTTGTATTTGTTGTTATCTCTgtggaaaaaaaaaacatttattTGTCTATTGTCACCTTTTTTTGTCTCATATTCTTCTTTAATTTTCATATGGTATAACAGGATTTTAAGCCGAGATCAATTCAATTCCCTGTGTCAAATGATCCTTCTACTGGAAACGGAGAGCAGCATGACCTTAGGACAAGCAAAAAACAAATATGGGTACCAATTTTGAAAATCCCAGATCAGGAACAGTCACCAAGGATCTTGTTTAGTGAAACTAAACATTTCTTTTCCTAAATATTAGATTAACAATAGCAGAATGCAGCTGTCTCTGGGAGTGAAGTATTCCAAGGGAAGAATGCAGAGCATTTTGTCACATGGCTAGCTTTTGAGAAGCTTGAATTATTGCAAATAGATAAATGAGGCGGATGCAGATAGAAAAGAAAGGATCATGCGTTATGGTGTTGACACAACTTTGCATCATGAAGCGCTAATTTGCAAGGATGGGGACTGCTGGAATTTGGTAGATCCACCAGGAGCAATGATGAACCCAAAGAAGACATCTGTGCCCACCTAAAAAAACTTAGCAATCAAATAGCTCAGAGTAGTGATTTTCCTCGGAGAGAGATCTGTGCACCTCCACCTTCACATCCACAAGTTCTTTGATGGATGTCTAAGGTTGGCCTACCGGCCCAAGTACACTGATTTCAATCGGCCACTTGGTGGATCCATGAGATCTCAATTCCATGATCCCTGATATCCTTTCCCATACTAGCTACAATGATCTGGATACTTGGCGGTTCCGGGAGGAGAAGCTCACCAACTGTGCTGCCAATGCAGGCCCAATGGCTTTCAATGCTGGTGTCCAAGAGCTGGAGCTGACTGTTGAGATATATATATCCGCAACATGGCTCGGCGGCTGCTCAAGGAGGAGCAGGAGATGGTTGAGGTGGtgagatatatttctgaagaaggaATTGGAGCAGGGGACTTTGGTGGTGTGCCGGCATCGGACACTCCGATCAAGGAGCTGGAGGTGGTGAAGTATGATGGTGTTGTAGGTGAGTTTCAAGAGAATGagtgctcgatatgcttggaggAGTTTGAGTTCGAGATGGAAGTGATTCAATTGCCTTGCAAGCATATCTTCCATGGTGGCTGCCTCACTCAGTGGCTGGAGAACAGTCATCTTTGCCCTCTCTGCCGTTATGAGTTGTGCTTTTAGTGCAAGTGTAATAGGAAGGTGCTGGTCTAAATTTTCTGTCATTTTGTTGTTTTGTTCAAAAGGTTGGATGTTTTGTCTGTTAGATGTGGCTGGACTTGGATTTTGATTACAGGATAGCTTTTATGTCTCaagttcataaaaatataataagattctATTATCAAATTTTTGGTTATTTTGATCGAATGGTTTCCATGTCCAATGGTGCTTGAATTCTTGGAGAGATTTGAGTTCCTCTTTAACGGTGGTGAACTGTTCTGCAGGGATTAGAATTGGAAACAATATAGTCCCTTTCAGATTTTCTTCTAGTGACTGAGGTGGTTCGTGTTATTAATAATACAGGAATCAGGAATTCTGTTTTGAGTTACAGTTGATGCTCTTGAAAGGATACTTATTTTTGATCCTATAAGACTTGGATTTGGATAGTCTTTTATTCCCTATTTATTGATGATGGGGATGAGTTCTCCACACATGTAGCTTCTGTTGGTTAATTCAGTTTGAGTTGTATTTGGAGTTCAAAAATATGTTTTTGAATCGGGTTATTGATCCTACATTCATTCAATTCATGCTAGAGTTCCAAGTTATGTTGTTGACAGGGGAGTTCCTCTTTTGCTATTGTTGTAAgttttttctttgaatttttttgttaTCTAGTTTGCTTTGTTTGCAGATACTCCTTGGAAATCTTTTATGaacattttatttcatatttctgGTGGTGAATGAAATAAAGATTTGTGTTtcaccaaaaaataataataataataataaagatttGTGATTTCGTTTAAATGGCTTTGTCCTTGCATTTATGCTTGCTAGTTGCACTGCACAATGATTCCTCCACAGATGCAACCAGTTTGCATGTAAATGTAGCTGTTTATTGAGATTTCtatatattatctatttttttgctTAATATACATGTAcatttttgtagcatagttttATTTGGTATCTCTAGCTGGTCTCTAGGGCAAAGATCTGTTGTTTGTATTGGGATCTGTCCCTAGCATAGGCTAATGGAGCTGTTGGATGTGGTTTTTTTAGATTGTTGGATAGTGGATGAGTGGTGTTCTGTTATTGGGCTTGTTGCTCTCTTATATTCTGCCTATTTTTATCTAAGAAGCTGGTATGTTCTGTTTATCAAAAGATATAAATCAAAAGACTTATTCATTCTTTCAGTGGTTGTCTTTCGTATGTATATCTTCCTGCAGATGGCAAACTGGGATTAGATATATGACTTGGTGCTATAGGATTCTCTTGCTGTTCAGTA
Coding sequences within it:
- the LOC105046657 gene encoding presenilin-like protein At2g29900: MAQDPDSTPSLLDSLGEEIIRIVAPVSACMLLVVLLVSTLSSSSSSPSPLSSLIATAYSDPSSSSSIWDKLSGALLSSLVFVASVTLITFLLVLLFYFRCTRFLKSYMAFSSFVVLAFLGGEVILLLVTHFDFPIDAITFSLLLLNFSVVGVMSVFMAKMPISINQGYLVIIGVLVAYWFTLLPEWTTWALLVTMALYDLAAVLLPGGPLRLLVELAISRDEEIPALVYEARPVEPLPGARRRLWRERRDFGTNSGSNSNPSSLGYMFRQTDERRDFGTNSSLNSNNSMTGEVLPETRLVISEQESAGDSSVSELRAPLLQTQLDSHGEQEIEGIGLGSSGAIKLGLGDFIFYSVLVGRAALYDFMTVYACYLAIIAGLGITLLLLAFYRKALPALPVSIMLGVLFYLLTRVLLEVFVVQCSTNLLMF
- the LOC109505986 gene encoding E3 ubiquitin-protein ligase MPSR1-like, which produces MARRLLKEEQEMVEVVRYISEEGIGAGDFGGVPASDTPIKELEVVKYDGVVGEFQENECSICLEEFEFEMEVIQLPCKHIFHGGCLTQWLENSHLCPLCRYELCF